One window of Deltaproteobacteria bacterium genomic DNA carries:
- a CDS encoding UDP-2,3-diacylglucosamine diphosphatase, producing the protein MKAVFISDAHLKNLSDNNYKTLLNFLDNLKNTNLLVILGDMFDFFSGYNKIAHKHHKPVLDRLLNLKDSGTKIIYLEGNHDFFMGRFFTETLEADVYSDNAEITLDGKKIFMAHGDMINKKDYGYRALRVFLRSWFIRLVFNILPSVVVWRIANYMSKSSRQYLGKGFYDEALFF; encoded by the coding sequence ATGAAGGCAGTATTCATTTCAGATGCACACCTTAAAAACCTGTCTGACAACAACTACAAGACTTTGTTAAACTTCCTTGACAATCTTAAAAACACTAACCTCTTGGTAATACTTGGGGACATGTTTGACTTCTTTTCAGGATACAATAAAATCGCACACAAGCATCATAAACCTGTCCTTGATAGACTCTTAAATCTCAAAGATTCTGGCACAAAGATAATCTATCTTGAAGGCAATCACGATTTCTTTATGGGAAGATTTTTTACTGAAACACTTGAGGCGGATGTGTATTCTGATAATGCAGAAATAACCCTTGACGGCAAGAAGATTTTTATGGCACACGGTGATATGATAAACAAAAAGGATTACGGATACAGGGCGCTTAGAGTGTTTTTGCGCTCATGGTTTATAAGACTTGTTTTTAATATACTGCCTTCAGTAGTAGTATGGCGGATTGCAAACTATATGTCAAAAAGCAGCAGGCAATATCTTGGCAAAGGGTTTTATGATGAGGCATTATTTTTT
- the rsmI gene encoding 16S rRNA (cytidine(1402)-2'-O)-methyltransferase, translating into MGKLYVVATPIGNLEDITLRALRTLKDVDLIAAEDTRHTRKLLNHYGIKTPLTSYFEHNELTKGRFIISQIKEGKDVALVSDAGTPGISDPGCKLMKMAVENLIDAVPIPGASAMITALSVSGLPTDSFVFEGFLPRGKGESEKLILRIRTEKRTAVFYESPSRLKNTLETILKICGDIDVVIAREITNIK; encoded by the coding sequence ATGGGAAAACTCTATGTGGTTGCAACTCCTATAGGGAATCTGGAGGATATAACCCTTCGTGCCTTGCGGACATTAAAAGATGTTGATTTAATTGCAGCAGAGGATACGAGGCATACAAGAAAACTCCTTAATCATTATGGTATAAAGACACCTCTGACAAGTTATTTTGAGCATAATGAACTAACAAAGGGCAGATTTATAATATCACAGATAAAAGAAGGCAAAGATGTTGCGCTTGTATCAGATGCAGGCACACCAGGCATATCAGACCCCGGCTGCAAACTTATGAAAATGGCAGTAGAAAATTTAATAGATGCTGTGCCGATACCAGGGGCTTCTGCTATGATAACAGCACTTTCTGTTTCAGGACTTCCTACTGATAGTTTTGTATTTGAAGGTTTTCTGCCCAGAGGTAAAGGCGAGTCAGAAAAACTCATTTTAAGGATAAGGACAGAGAAGAGAACTGCGGTTTTTTATGAGTCCCCTTCAAGACTTAAAAATACACTTGAAACCATATTAAAGATATGCGGCGATATTGATGTTGTTATTGCAAGGGAGATTACAAATATAAAATAG
- a CDS encoding cation-translocating P-type ATPase has translation MQSDNMLNNKSQNNTIKPKVEGVCCSDCASSEKPKANLADTLRFVFITAIGIVALGEIGFEYLGLLEKGLEVIPLPVIFLAILLGGYPIFKKAVIGIINKQINVNLMMSIGIIGAFAIGEYTSSMLIVFFMTLAHYLEEFTVTRSRQAIKELIKLAPKTARIKIDGREIEVDVNKLKLGDVVVVRPGEKIPVDGIVVKGLSSVNQSHITGESMPVEKTLGDKVFAAAFNENGYLEIKTIRVGEDTTLGKIIKLVEEAEAHKAPVQKFADRFTTYFLPSAVSFAILTYIVSGKVIYSIAVLVAACPCAVGLATPLSVIASVGSSARRGLLIKGGLYLEALAKVDCVVMDKTGTVTFGRPEVTDIIEVGSQVLGVGREKILMFAASVEKHSEHSIASAIIKKAKKEGVQIPEPEGFEYLIGRGITGTVEGKNIIFGNQRLMEEKGVAIHETTLAKAQAMEAEGKTALFLASNPSAFSLEPSVIGIVAVADILRDDAPDAIKELKKIGIKKLIILTGDNERVASSISKKLGIEEYKANLLPEDKIRVVKGLQIDGFKVCMIGDGVNDAPALAQADVGIAMGAAGADVAIEAAHVSLMRDDWSLVPAAIGVGRNTYRIIRQGIGLSITWDIITMGLASIGILTPVMAAALEELPTLVIAANASRLMVKSRGM, from the coding sequence GTGCAAAGTGATAATATGTTAAATAACAAGAGCCAGAATAATACTATTAAACCAAAGGTTGAAGGAGTTTGCTGTAGTGACTGCGCATCTTCTGAAAAGCCTAAAGCAAACCTTGCAGACACCCTCCGCTTTGTCTTTATAACTGCCATTGGCATTGTTGCCCTTGGTGAGATTGGGTTTGAATATCTCGGTTTACTGGAAAAAGGGCTGGAAGTAATCCCCCTGCCCGTAATCTTTCTTGCCATTCTGCTCGGGGGTTACCCGATATTTAAAAAGGCAGTCATTGGTATCATAAACAAACAGATAAATGTTAATTTGATGATGAGTATCGGCATTATCGGCGCTTTTGCTATTGGTGAATATACATCATCAATGCTGATAGTATTCTTTATGACCCTTGCCCATTATCTGGAAGAATTCACTGTAACAAGGTCAAGACAGGCAATAAAGGAACTTATAAAACTTGCGCCAAAGACAGCGAGGATAAAGATAGATGGAAGAGAGATAGAGGTTGATGTCAATAAATTGAAATTAGGCGATGTTGTGGTTGTAAGACCCGGGGAAAAGATACCTGTGGACGGCATTGTGGTAAAGGGTTTGAGTTCGGTAAATCAATCGCATATTACAGGTGAAAGCATGCCTGTTGAAAAGACTTTAGGTGATAAAGTCTTTGCTGCTGCATTCAATGAGAATGGCTATCTGGAGATAAAAACCATAAGGGTTGGAGAGGATACGACACTCGGGAAAATTATAAAACTGGTTGAGGAGGCAGAGGCACACAAGGCGCCTGTGCAAAAATTTGCAGACAGATTCACCACCTATTTTTTGCCGTCAGCAGTAAGTTTTGCCATCCTTACCTATATTGTTTCAGGCAAAGTTATATATTCTATTGCTGTCCTTGTTGCAGCATGTCCTTGTGCAGTTGGTCTTGCAACGCCTCTCTCTGTTATTGCCAGTGTCGGAAGCAGCGCCAGGAGAGGGCTTCTTATAAAAGGTGGATTGTATTTAGAGGCGCTAGCAAAGGTTGACTGTGTTGTCATGGACAAGACAGGAACTGTAACATTTGGGAGACCAGAGGTAACGGATATAATAGAGGTAGGAAGTCAGGTGTTAGGAGTCGGTAGAGAAAAAATCTTGATGTTTGCTGCGAGTGTAGAAAAACACTCTGAACACTCAATAGCATCTGCAATTATTAAAAAGGCTAAAAAAGAAGGGGTGCAAATCCCTGAACCGGAAGGGTTTGAATATCTTATAGGCAGGGGCATTACAGGGACAGTGGAAGGGAAGAATATAATATTTGGAAATCAGCGGCTCATGGAGGAAAAAGGAGTTGCTATTCATGAGACCACATTAGCAAAGGCACAGGCAATGGAGGCGGAAGGGAAAACTGCACTGTTTCTTGCATCTAACCCTTCAGCCTTTAGCCTAGAGCCTTCAGTTATAGGCATTGTTGCAGTTGCTGATATTTTGCGGGATGATGCCCCTGATGCAATAAAAGAGTTAAAGAAAATCGGAATAAAAAAACTAATCATCTTAACAGGTGATAATGAAAGGGTTGCATCAAGTATTTCAAAGAAACTCGGCATAGAAGAGTATAAGGCAAATCTTTTGCCTGAAGACAAGATAAGGGTTGTGAAAGGACTTCAGATAGATGGATTTAAGGTCTGCATGATTGGTGATGGTGTAAATGACGCACCTGCATTAGCACAGGCAGATGTTGGTATTGCAATGGGCGCAGCAGGCGCAGATGTAGCAATAGAGGCAGCACATGTATCACTTATGAGGGATGACTGGTCTTTAGTTCCTGCAGCCATAGGGGTTGGCAGAAATACATACAGGATTATCAGACAGGGGATAGGTTTAAGCATCACATGGGATATAATCACAATGGGGCTTGCATCCATTGGCATATTAACACCCGTCATGGCAGCGGCACTGGAGGAACTGCCAACACTTGTAATTGCAGCAAATGCATCAAGGCTGATGGTAAAGTCAAGGGGTATGTAA
- the nifS gene encoding cysteine desulfurase NifS, whose product MRRIYLDHNATTPVHPEVYEAMLPFLKDDFGNPSSIHWAGRNPRKIVDEVRENVARLFNCDVSEIIFTSSGSEGDNFAIKGIAESKKDKGNHIITTKVEHPAVLNTCKYLAKTGFDVTFLDVDSDGMIDLEQMKKAITPKTILITIMYANNETGVIFPIEEIGCIAKERNITFHTDAVQAASKIPIDVKKLNVDILTISGHKLYAPKGIGAVYLKRGVRLVPLIHGGHHERNRRAGTENVAGIAAIGKACEIGIRDMDDESEKLTALRDRLHKGLMEKIPYTKLNGHPEKRLPNTLNLSFEFVEGEGLLLNLDMKGIAASSGSACTSGSLEPSHVLVAMGVPHDVSHGSVRFSMGRDNTIEDINYVIEMLPPVVERMRAMSPLYDAAAGKAANVSFASSNCKH is encoded by the coding sequence TTGAGAAGAATTTATCTTGACCACAATGCTACAACACCTGTTCATCCAGAGGTCTATGAGGCAATGCTGCCTTTTTTAAAGGATGATTTTGGTAATCCCTCAAGCATACATTGGGCAGGGAGAAACCCACGGAAGATTGTTGATGAGGTAAGGGAAAATGTTGCACGACTATTTAACTGCGATGTGTCAGAAATCATATTTACAAGCAGTGGTTCAGAGGGTGATAATTTTGCAATCAAAGGGATAGCGGAATCAAAAAAGGATAAGGGCAATCACATAATCACTACAAAGGTTGAACATCCTGCTGTTCTTAATACCTGCAAATATCTTGCAAAGACAGGTTTTGATGTAACATTTCTGGATGTTGATTCAGACGGTATGATTGACCTTGAGCAAATGAAAAAAGCAATTACACCAAAGACCATTCTGATAACCATAATGTATGCAAATAATGAGACAGGCGTTATATTTCCGATTGAAGAGATAGGCTGTATTGCGAAAGAGAGAAATATTACATTCCATACAGATGCTGTTCAGGCAGCAAGTAAAATCCCAATTGATGTCAAGAAACTAAATGTGGATATTCTTACAATATCCGGTCACAAACTGTATGCACCAAAGGGTATTGGTGCAGTTTATCTAAAAAGGGGGGTAAGGCTTGTGCCGCTTATTCACGGCGGACATCATGAGAGAAACAGGAGGGCAGGCACAGAAAATGTGGCAGGGATTGCTGCAATTGGCAAGGCATGCGAAATTGGAATAAGGGACATGGATGATGAATCTGAAAAACTCACTGCCTTAAGAGACAGACTTCACAAAGGTCTCATGGAAAAGATTCCGTATACAAAATTGAATGGTCACCCTGAAAAAAGGCTGCCTAATACACTCAACTTAAGTTTTGAGTTTGTTGAAGGCGAGGGATTGCTTTTAAATCTTGACATGAAGGGCATTGCCGCCTCATCTGGTTCTGCGTGCACATCAGGCTCTCTTGAACCCTCGCATGTCCTTGTTGCAATGGGTGTCCCTCATGATGTCTCTCACGGCTCTGTCAGGTTCAGCATGGGCAGGGATAATACTATAGAGGATATAAACTATGTTATAGAAATGCTGCCGCCTGTGGTTGAGAGGATGAGGGCAATGTCTCCGCTTTACGATGCGGCAGCGGGCAAGGCTGCAAATGTAAGTTTCGCCTCAAGTAATTGCAAACACTAA
- the nifU gene encoding Fe-S cluster assembly scaffold protein NifU, protein MYSEKVMEHFSNPRNVGEIVNPDGAGMVGNPACGDIMKLTIKVHDDVITDVKFKTFGCGAAIATSSMVTELVKGKHLDEAEKISNQTVAEALDGLPPVKMHCSNLAADALHAAIEDYKKKLAK, encoded by the coding sequence ATGTACAGCGAAAAGGTAATGGAACATTTCAGCAACCCAAGAAATGTTGGTGAGATTGTAAATCCTGATGGCGCAGGCATGGTAGGCAACCCTGCATGCGGGGATATAATGAAACTAACTATCAAGGTTCATGATGATGTTATTACTGATGTTAAGTTCAAGACCTTTGGGTGCGGGGCAGCAATTGCAACAAGTTCAATGGTAACAGAACTTGTGAAAGGCAAGCATCTTGACGAAGCAGAAAAGATTTCAAATCAGACTGTGGCAGAGGCTCTGGACGGACTCCCGCCTGTGAAGATGCACTGCTCAAACCTTGCAGCAGATGCGCTTCATGCTGCGATAGAGGATTACAAAAAGAAACTCGCTAAATAA
- the mnmA gene encoding tRNA 2-thiouridine(34) synthase MnmA gives MNKIQNKRIVVAMSGGVDSSTTAAILKGQGFDVIGISMQLWDYTDGERERFGSCCSIDDINDARRVADKLDIPFYVLNMEEVFSKEVVDYFVSSYLKGETPNPCLKCNQILKFEVLLKKAMELEADYLATGHYARIVYDNAACRFRLLKGVDKTKDQSYFLFTLTQKQMSGIIFPLGDMTKQDVRNHARRFGLKTAEKKESQDICFIEDRDYFDFILKRTGVIERGGDIVDRNGNILGRHNGLYKYTIGQRKGLGIARGKPQYVIDIDTKTGRVVVGDREEAFSNGLTAKELNWIGIEKFNEPIEVESKIRYRHKGVKSIVKPLGEGRAMVEFSKPECAVTPGQAVVFYKGDEVIGGGWIEKIL, from the coding sequence ATGAATAAAATCCAGAACAAAAGAATTGTTGTTGCCATGAGCGGTGGTGTGGATTCATCCACCACCGCTGCTATCTTAAAAGGGCAGGGTTTTGATGTCATAGGCATATCTATGCAGTTGTGGGATTACACAGACGGCGAAAGGGAGAGATTTGGTTCATGCTGTTCCATAGATGATATAAACGATGCCAGAAGGGTGGCTGATAAACTTGATATCCCATTTTATGTTCTGAATATGGAGGAGGTTTTTTCAAAAGAGGTTGTTGACTATTTTGTGTCCAGTTATCTGAAAGGAGAGACCCCTAATCCGTGTTTAAAGTGCAATCAGATTTTAAAGTTTGAGGTTCTTTTGAAAAAGGCAATGGAACTGGAGGCAGACTATCTTGCAACAGGTCATTATGCAAGAATTGTTTATGATAATGCTGCTTGCAGATTCAGACTTTTAAAAGGGGTTGATAAAACAAAAGACCAGTCCTATTTCCTTTTTACATTAACACAGAAGCAGATGTCTGGGATAATATTTCCTCTGGGTGATATGACAAAGCAGGATGTCCGAAACCATGCCAGAAGGTTCGGGCTAAAGACTGCTGAAAAAAAAGAGAGTCAGGATATATGCTTTATAGAGGATAGGGATTATTTTGATTTTATACTTAAGCGGACGGGGGTAATTGAACGGGGAGGGGATATTGTTGATAGAAACGGCAATATACTTGGAAGACATAACGGCTTATATAAATATACAATCGGACAGCGAAAGGGATTGGGTATTGCAAGAGGCAAGCCCCAGTATGTCATAGACATTGACACAAAGACAGGCAGAGTTGTTGTGGGCGATAGAGAAGAGGCATTTTCAAACGGCTTGACAGCAAAGGAATTAAACTGGATTGGCATTGAAAAATTTAATGAGCCAATTGAAGTTGAGAGTAAGATTAGATACAGACACAAAGGGGTTAAATCCATTGTTAAGCCGCTGGGGGAGGGGAGGGCAATGGTGGAATTCTCAAAACCCGAATGTGCAGTAACACCTGGGCAGGCGGTCGTATTTTACAAAGGCGATGAGGTTATTGGAGGAGGGTGGATTGAGAAAATATTATGA
- a CDS encoding DUF4445 domain-containing protein codes for MRVESGKTKNNKLGVAFDIGTTTIVGSLIDLENCKENNTVILPNPQAKWGRDILSRITAIIDEPDTLTAHQREVVSACNKIIKTLADSNDIGIVTAAGNSAMEHILLGISPAPLAKVPYRPAFKEAKKIKPAEIGIDINPEGSVYVFPLIGGFVGGDTVAGILSTEMHKSNEYCLLIDIGTNNETVVGSKKGIFAASTAAGPAFEGGTIKYGMIAENGAIQGIEILGTDLKSVPSFLLDVIGKGSPKGICGSGIIDCIAKLLDADIIDNTGRIKDRDEIEGNIANRIKEQGQGNEFVLYKDAKREITITQNDVREIQLAKGAIQAGIKLLLKKAGVCHDKIHKVFIAGAFGSNIRKDSLSRIGVIKKEWLDRVIFVGDAALEGAKLALCSEEKKIEAEEIAENTKYVSLSGSSHFQDEFLKGMGF; via the coding sequence TTGAGAGTTGAGAGTGGAAAAACAAAAAATAATAAACTTGGAGTTGCATTTGATATAGGCACGACAACAATAGTCGGCTCCCTTATTGACTTAGAAAATTGCAAAGAAAATAATACCGTCATCCTGCCTAATCCCCAAGCCAAATGGGGAAGGGATATCCTCTCAAGGATTACTGCAATAATTGATGAACCCGATACCCTCACAGCACATCAAAGGGAAGTTGTTAGTGCCTGCAACAAGATTATCAAAACACTTGCGGATTCTAATGATATAGGTATTGTTACTGCTGCAGGCAATTCTGCAATGGAACATATCTTATTAGGCATCTCACCTGCCCCCCTTGCAAAAGTTCCTTATAGGCCTGCATTTAAAGAGGCAAAGAAAATAAAACCCGCAGAAATCGGAATTGATATAAACCCAGAAGGCTCTGTATATGTCTTTCCTTTGATAGGCGGTTTTGTGGGAGGGGATACTGTCGCAGGCATCCTGTCAACAGAAATGCATAAATCAAATGAATACTGTCTTTTGATTGATATAGGGACAAATAATGAAACAGTGGTTGGTTCTAAAAAAGGCATTTTTGCCGCGTCTACAGCAGCAGGACCTGCCTTTGAAGGCGGGACAATAAAATATGGAATGATAGCGGAGAATGGCGCAATTCAGGGGATAGAGATTTTGGGGACAGATTTAAAATCTGTCCCCAGTTTCCTATTGGATGTCATTGGCAAAGGGAGTCCTAAAGGGATTTGCGGCTCAGGCATCATAGACTGTATTGCGAAATTACTGGATGCCGATATTATAGACAATACAGGGAGAATCAAAGACAGAGATGAGATAGAAGGCAATATTGCCAACAGGATAAAAGAGCAGGGTCAAGGGAATGAATTTGTTCTTTACAAAGATGCAAAGAGAGAAATAACTATTACGCAAAATGATGTCCGTGAAATCCAACTTGCAAAGGGTGCTATACAGGCAGGCATAAAACTGCTTTTAAAAAAGGCCGGGGTATGCCATGACAAGATTCATAAAGTATTCATAGCAGGCGCATTTGGAAGCAATATAAGGAAAGACAGCCTTTCCCGAATAGGTGTTATTAAAAAGGAGTGGCTTGACAGGGTAATATTTGTCGGCGATGCGGCGCTTGAAGGCGCAAAACTTGCCCTGTGCTCAGAAGAAAAAAAGATAGAGGCAGAGGAGATTGCAGAAAACACAAAGTATGTTTCGCTTTCAGGCAGTTCCCATTTTCAAGATGAGTTCTTGAAGGGGATGGGGTTCTGA